CCCAACGCTTGTGCTCAAAGAGGGCGAACCTTTTATGAGCCTGGGCGGCAGCGGCGGTCCTACGATTATCACCGGGACCTACTTCACCATGGTCGCCACGATGATCTTCGGCCGCGATCTGCTCGACGCCGTCAGCGGCCCGCGCATGCATCACCAGTGGTTGCCCGAACAGCTCTTTGTCGAGTTCGACAACCTCCCCTTTGCCCCGGGACTCGTCGAGCGCGGTCACCAGCTGCAGACCCGTCGCGCCTACAACGCCGTGCAGGCCATCATGCGCCAGCCCGACGGCAGCTGGACCGCGGTGAGCGACCCGCGTAAAGGCGGCATCCCCGCTGCCCCGGCAACCTCCGAAACCAACGAAAATCATCAGCCCCAGGCGGAGTAATCGTGGAGAACCTTCAAGGCGGCACCCTGGCGCTGGAACATCGCTACCACCTCGATCGGCGCATCAGCACCGAGAGCCTCATCTCGCGCTACGCAGCCACGCAGGAGCCCTTCGGGCTTCCGGTCCAGGTTGTGATCTTCGAGGGGCTCCCGGAGGCCGGCGCCGAAGATGCACTCATTGAACGCATCCGCAACAGCGCCGAGCGCGCCAGCCACCAGCGCATCGAGGGGGTTCTCTCGGTGGTGGATTTCGGTGAGCTTGAGCGGGGCGTCCCCTTCGTCATTGAGCAAAGCGCCGCGGGCACCTCGCTTGCAGCGGTGCTGGAGCGCCGCGGCACACTTCCCCCCGGTGAAGTCGTGCTGCTCGTCGAGCGCCTGGCCGCAATCCTGGAGCGCGCCCACCACCGCGAACTCTTCCACGGCGCCCTCACCGCGCGCTGGGTGCGACTTCCCGAAGGCCCCGACGCCTTCGAGCGCGCCACCCTTTCCTTCTTCTCGGTCGGGCTCACCCTGGCGGAGCTGCGCGCGCTTCCGCACGCCGCGCTCACCACCGATCTCGTGGACGCCTTCGCCCCGGAGGTCTTCGCCGAGGACGAGGCGATAAACCCTGTGGCCGCCGACCAATGGGCGCTCGGCGCCCTGGCCTACCGCGCGCTATGCGGCGTGCACCCCTACTTTGACGACCCCATCGACGCCAGCGAAGGCCTGGTACGCATCGCCTCCGACCCCGCTCCCACACTCGAAGAGCTCGGCGTCGAAGAAGCGATCTCCTCGGTGATTGATCGCGCCCTGCAACGTGACCCGTCCAGCCGCTGGCCGACACTCTCCGACTTCGCCCACGAGTTGCGACTGGCGGTTCATGGCCCCGAACCCGACTCCGCCCCGACTCCGGCCCCCTCCTCCCCCCCGGAGGTCGCGCGCCGCGAAGACGCCGAGTTACCCGACACGAAGCGCGAGTCACCTCCCTCCCTCCCCGAGCCCCCACGCTCTTCCGCGCCGCTGAGCCCGCGCCCCAGCGGCTATCTGCTCACCCTGGCCCTGGCCCTCTTTATCCTCTCCAATCTCGGCTGGTTCTTCTTCGCCATGGGCAGCCCCTCCGGGAACGCCTCCACCGAGCCCGAAGCCCCCACAGCCCAGGTGCTCACCTCCGGCCTGCAGATTCACTCCGAGCCCCCCGGCGCTCGCCTCTACACGCGGAGCCCCGAGAGCGGCGAAGAGAGCCTGCTGGGAGCCACACCCCAGGCGCTGACCGATTTTGTCTTTGAGGGCCAGCAGGGCGTCGACTTTGTCCTGCGCCTGGAGGGCTACCAGGATCAAGCCCTGAGGGTCGAAGAGTCCCTGGCCGGCCAGGATCTGCGCATCACCCTCCAGCCTGACGATCGCTGACCTCCCGGTGAGATCTCCCGATTCGCCCTGTTTTTAGCCCTGAACATGCCCCCGAACCTCTCGGGGCATTTTTTTTTACTTATTTTTTACAGTGTGGTTGACATTTTCCACCGACGCTGTAATTTAGACTGCGTAAGACGCGAAGCAGCACGACGAAGGATGACAGGTTCCAGTAACACTGATACTTTACAGTCTCCTTGGAATAGAAAGTCAGCAGCTTCAGTTCTACATCATGAGTGCGCAAGACAGGTCGCGTGTTCTATCGTGTGCGAGGTAGGTTGCATCCTTCCCCATATCTTCCTGATATCCCACCCCATTTCCTTCCTGGAAATCCTACCAAAATCCCTCCTACTTACTTCGCACACGAAAGCACACGCGATTCAGAAAGCGAGGCCCCTCCCAGGGGCCTCGCTTTTTTCTTGGTAGAATGTTCCCGAGCTACTGTAGCGCCTCTCCCCCCCCGATCGCCCCTTGTCAGCCCGCCCCACCCCGGCCACAGTGCCCTCGCCGAGTTCCCGCGCGCGCCTCCCCCCGGCCCGAACTCCCCTCGCGCCCCGATCCGCGCCCGACGCTTCCCGCCCTCCCTATGATACCGTCTCCAAGAGAGCCCCACAGATGACCCCATCACGCTACGCCGACGAGACCATCGCCTACGTCCCCCGCGAGGAGCTCGACGCCCTCAACGCGCTTGAGCACGGCTTCCGGACCGACGATCAGGCTCGCCACTACACGGAGTTAGCCGGACGTCTGCGCTGGGGCCTGCGCGCACCTCTCGAAGACGATCCCGGCAAAAAACAACTCATCCCCTACGTGGTGGTTCATAACGACACGCACCTCTTTCGCCTGCGCCGCCTCCCCACCCAGGGTGAAGCCCGCCTCCACGACAAACTCTCCCTGGGGGTCGGCGGGCACATCGCCCGCGACAAAGAAAGCGACGCACCGGCCGAACTCCATCGCCCCGACGACGCGCTGTGGACAGGCATGCTCGTCGAGCTCTACGAAGAGCTCTTCATCGAACGCCCCCTCACCCTGACCTACCGTGGGCTGATCAACGATGACACCAACGAGGTCGGTCAGGTGCACCTGGGCGTTGTCTTCAGCGCGTACCACGCCGGAGACCCCGCCCAAATCCGGGTGCGCGAGACCGATAAAATGGTCGGTGAATGGGTCACCCCAAACGAGCTCCAGGCAAAGATGCAAGGGCTGGAGAGCTGGAGTCAGCTTGTCGCCCCGCAGGCGCTGACTTGGCTCACGACCGCACTCTGAGCCAACCTCTCGCGCCCCTCGCCAGGATCCTCAAACAGGCAACGGCTCGCCCACAAAGGCCTCATGCAGCGCGTTGGCTCCGGCCTCGACCTGCCCGGCCTCGACGATCCAGCTCAGACGCGCCAGGCTCGCGCTCAGCCCCAGGGTCTTCACACCGGCCTCCCGCAGCGCCGCCTCACCCAGGCGACTCCAGCGCGTCTGCCCGCCCACACCCAACCCCACAACGCTGATCATCCCCGGCTGGCTGACCTTCACATCCGCCCCGAGCGCGCACAGCGACGTCTCCAACGCCTCGACCCCGTGCACGTCATCAAGCCCGATAAAAGCATCCAGACTGCCGCCCGGCTGCCAGTTGAAGCACACCGTCGCCAGCGCCTCAATCACCTCGGCGACCCGGTCCGCGCTGGCCCCCGCGCAGACCCGAAGCCCCCGCCGAATATGGCTGACCGCCACCGCTGGCCGCCCTTCCTCCAGGCGCGAGAGCTCCGTATGCGGAAGATCCACCCGCACCACCGTGCCCCCCTCCCCGCGCATCTGCGTGCTGCGGGCGTAAAGCGCGATCTGAGCGCGGCGCGCAAACTCCACCGCCTGCTCATTGAGCACTTTCGCGCCGGCGCGCGCCATCTCCTGCATCTCTTCGTAACTCAAGCTCTCAAGCTGGCGAGCGCTGAGCACCACCCGCGGATCCGCGCTGAAGACCCCGTCGACATCGCTGTAGATCTCGCAGGCCTCCGCCCCCAATGCCGCCGCCAGTGCCACCGCCGTCGTATCGCTGCCACCGCGGCCCAGCGTCGTCACATCGCGTCGGTAGCTCGTCCCCTGGAAGCCGGCCACGATCACAATGCGTCCCTGCGCCAGCTCGTCCTGCACCCGAAAAGGCCGCACATCGATGATACGCGCGTTGGAGTGGCTGGCCGTGGTGAGGATGCCACACTGCGATCCGGTAAGACTCACCGCCTGGTGGCCACGGGCCTGAATCGCAATCGACATCAACGCCATACTGATACGCTCGCCCACCGAGAGCAGCATATCGAGCTCCCGCCGCGAAGGACTGGCCGCAAGCTCGTTGGCCATCCCCAGAAGATCGTCCGTGGTATCGCCCATGGCCGAAACCACAACCACCACCTGGTAGCCGCGCTCGCGCGTGGCAACAATCGCCTCGGCGACCTGCCGGATCTTGGAAAGATCTGAGAGTGAAGAGCCCCCGAACTTCTGAACGATCACCTTCAAAGCGCACACCTTCTAAGCTGGCGGTCTTCCCCGGCCGCTCGCCCGTCGAGCTGCCGGGCACACCCGGAACCACGCCGACGCAGTGCGTCAGCGGCCCTATAGCTTAGCAGGTTTTCGCGCTCGCGCACCCTCTGCTCACCTCAGACTCACGAGGGTTTCACAAGTTTGAGCACCAGCGGAAACGCCGCCGCAAACCCGGCGAGCAGCCCGCCACCGAAGTGCACGAAGAGGGCAAGTGCCATGTTCCCGCCGAGCGCGCTGGCGACCACCGCGCCCAGGGTTCCCAGCGCAACCAGGCCGAACCCGGCCGACGCGATCCCGCGTGAGATCGGTAAGAAAGGCAATAGAATCGCCAGCACGCCCATCACGACAGGCACCACGGTCAACGCCGTCAACGCCCCGCCACCAGCCACACCGAGCGCGCTGGCAGCGACCAGGGCGATGCCCGCCATCAACCCACAGACCTTTTGCAAGGTGCCCACCAGCGCCTCGGCCCCCTCATGGGCGGTCTTTGCAGCCGGCGTTGGTGCAGCCGACGGTGCCGCCGGACCATGCTGATGCACAGCCTGGGGCGCACCCGGCTGATGGGTATGTGTCGGCACTTCAGAACCCGGGAACGCCCCCCCGAAAGGTTGAGCCACCGGGGCTCCTGGTGCCGGCATCGCCCCGAAGGAGGCATCGCCTGCCGGCGACAGATACCCCGGCGCCGGTGTCGCCCCGAAGTTCGCGTCTCCTGCCGGCAGCGGATACCCCGGCACCGGTGTGACTTCGGCAAAGGAAGCCGCAGTGCGCTGTGGGCCTTGCTGCATCGGCTCTTCCCGAGACACCATCCGCGGCTCGGGCGCGACCGGATCAAGCGCTTCCACCTCCAGCTCCGGCACATCGTCGATCGTCGACTCTGCCGCCGCTCCTCCAGGCTCGGGCAACGTGATGCCAAAACGAGGCCCGGTGGAGCTTCGCTGCCAGGGGTTTGGCCCGGCTGCCTGCGCCAGGGAGGGAGCCCCCACATCGGTGTCGGCATCCGGCTGCATCAAGCCCTGCGCTGAGGGCGTCGAAGCAGCCCCTGCCGAGCTTGTCGGAAACGCCGTACGCGGCCGGCTCTCGCCGCCGAAAGGCTGCTCGCGACGCGGCTCACTGCCCGCAGGTCCCACCTGATAGGTTCCGGTGGTGCCGAGCACGCCCGAATCCTCCACCATGCCGACACCTTCCCCACCGGCCTCGCGTCCTCGACGTGCCACCTTATAGACGCCGCTTCGGGGCGTATCCCGGTTGTGCGAGCGTTTAAAGGGATTTTCTCCGGCCTCACCCGGAGCCGGCTGGCGACTCTGGCCCGGCATCACGTCGGTATGAAGATCATCAACCCGAAGATCATCAGGCGTCGGCAGCGGAGTACGCTCCGCCTTCTGCATGCTCTTCTTCAAACGATCGCGCAGGCTAGCCCCCCGGGTCAACTTCTCGGCCCCGGCTTGCAGCTGTGCCATGCTCATCGCCTGAGTCGGCGCATCGTCGGCATCACTCTGCACGCCACCCACGCGCATCGCACCGCCTCCCGACATAAGGTCGCTCTCCTCCTCCAGCGACATCCCCATCAGGGTATGAAGGCGCCCTCCATCGCTGCGCGCCCCCTCACTCTTATCCACCGACATGCTGCCGCCGCCGGCATCCGGGTTGGCAAAATCAGTGACGGAGAGCACCTGTGTGGCCAGCTCCTCGCTGCTCTCCTCGCTGAGCCCCCAGGCCGAGATCACCTGGTCCTCGTCCGAAGACTGCGACCGGGCCATAGGCGTCGGCCGGGGCTCACGCTGAAGCGCGTCGGGGGTGAGCGGTGAGGGCATCCCAAAGGCCGTGGCACGTACGTCGACCTCCTGCGCCTCAAAGGCCTGACGCAACTTCGCCGCATCGACCTGGCGGGTCGAGTCATCCTCTTCCGAGCCCTGCGCAGCATGCTCAAAGGGAAGATCGTGGACCGAGACCATCGCCGTGCGGGCCTCGTGCTCCCCGCTGTTATCGAGATCCGCACCGGTGATCGCCGGCAATCCAAAGAGCGTGCTGCGCGGCGCGGCTGCCGTGCGCCCCTGGTGGACCGCCGCCTCACTCTCCTCATCGAAGATCGCCGGAATCCCCATCATCGTCTGTCGGGGGGCACGCTCCTCAAAGGCCTCCCCGCAGCCAGGGCACGTCGATGCCTGAGGTTGCACACGGGCGTTGCATGATGGGCAAATCTTCACCGGCCTCTCCTGATCGTTGCCGAAGCATTGCGCTGTGCAGGGCACTCCATCGCTCCTGCACGTCGATAACATGACACCACACGCGTTCCTTCCTGCACCCATACCTGCTGGCGCAAAGAAAGACCTCAAAAAACGATGTCAAGTATCGAATTGTTATCACAGCCCCCCGCACCGCAAAAGCTCCATCATCACAAGAGGATGGCTCACCCTGCGAGAGGCCCCTTGCCGACTTATTCCGCTTTGAGCATCGCCTGCTGATGCTCGCGCAACAACCCGGCCACCGGTGTGCTGAGCTTCTGCTCGAGCAAATCCTGGTAAAACGCGGCGACCTCGTCGCTCTCCACGTACTCTCCCAGACGGCTGAGCTGCGCGAGGTTGCCAGGATTGATATTGCGCTCCGGATCATCGGCAAGAAAGGAGGCGTAGCACAAAAAGGCTTTCTGGTACTGGCGGTCTGAGAAGAGTGCCAGCGAGAGCTCCTTCTGAAGCCCTTCCCGTTCGGTGTCATCCAGCGGCGTGGAGAGCTGGGTCTGAATCCACTCCACGTAGCGCTGGTGCAGGCTGGCGGCCCGTCCCAGGCGCTGCAACCCCTCCAGCGCTTTAGCCCGACCGGCCTCGGCACGGCGCTCGGCAAACGCCCGAGCAAACGCATCAAATGCCTGCTCCTTCTGCCGCAACTTCACCTCATAGAGCATCGCCAGCACCAGAAAGACCTGCTGGCGCTCGGCCGGTGCCGAGAAGAGCTCAATGCCGTCCTCATAGAGCGCAGCGAGTTCCTCCCAGGCCTGCTCTTTGATGTAGCGCTCGCGCTGCTCGTTGAGGATCGCAATCCGCGCGGCCAGATCCTCGGTAGGCGCAGTCGGCTCCTCGCTGACTTCGCCGCTCTCCACGGCCGGAGGCGGAGGCTCCTCGGCCTCGCTTAGGTCGCTCCGCAAACGCGCCAGGCGCTCATTGAGGTCGCGGGTGCGCTCGGTCGGCTGTGAGGCTCGCCGAAACGCCCGGGCAGGCCCGGCGGCCTCTCCCGGGGCGGACTTCTCCTCGGTCAGCACGATCGGCTCTGAGCTCTGCTCGCTCAGCTCGCCCTCCTCCTCATCGGCCTCACTGCTCTCACTGGCCTCACTGATCGACGAGGGATCGGAGTCTTCCTCGATCACGTCGATATCATCGAGCGAGACCTCGATGACCTGCGTCGAGCGAAGATCATCGTCCCGAAACGCGTTCGGAGCCTTCAAGATCTGGGTGGCCTCACCAAAGTCGTCATCGTCGTCATCTTCGTCGTCCTGATGCCCGGGATGCTCCGAGACCTCCGAGGCTGCACTGAGCACCTCATCGATCGCCTCGCGCGCTCCCCGAGAGGTCTCCATCACCTCGTCGATCACCTGGGTGGAACGCAGGTCATCGACCGGGGGCGTTCGGACGGCCGCCTCCACATCGAACTGAAACATGGGCCGGGTCATCGGCTCGCGCTCGACCTTGCTCTCCCCCCCCTGGATCGCCTCAGCCAGAGCCCGCGACGCCCCACGAAGCTCGGCGTAAAGCCGCCCCTGGTTGCGGAGTTTTGCCACAAAGCCCGGATTGAGAAGATCGATCACCTCTCCCAGCGGACCAAAAGGATCGCAGCTGGCCAGGAAGCGCTCCAGCTCACGAAAGACCCTTTCGGCGCGCGAGAGCCGCTCGTCCCCGAGATGGCCTTCGATCAACCCCTCAAAGATCGCTTCGAGCTCCCGGCCCAGCTCCGCGACCTCATCGAGGGTGCGCTCGGCCGCGCGTGAGCCCCAGGGATGTCGCACCGGACGCACCGCCTCCAGGTACTGCGCCAGCACAAAGAGATGCAGTCGCGTATAGCCCCCCACCGCATCGAAGGGCGCGAGTAACTTGCGCCGGGAGAGCTGCGAGAAGTCGACCTCACTGAGCTCCAGACCGCATTGCGCAGCAAGATGTTGAAATTGTGGGCTCGAAAGCGCCTGAAGTTCTCTTCGGATCACCGCATGCCTCGTCGTCTGTCATCGCCTGGGCGGGCGCTTAGAGCGCGCTCTGATCTGGCCCATCATAACACGGGGTCAGTCTCGTCCAAGTCCTCTCTACCGAGGAACTCGCGCATCACGACGGTGGCGTAGGAGCCGGCCGGAAGTTCAAAGGCAATGCGTGCGGTCCGGGCCTCCTCCATGTGCACCTCCAGCGCGGGCATGGGCAGGGTGAGCGCGCGCCTTGCGCCCCTGCCCATCTTCCCGGCGGCGCGAAACATCTCCACCTCAAGGCCCAGCTCCGAGAGCACCTCCTGCTCAAGACGACCGGTCTGCGCTCCGGCCACCCCTTCTTTGTAGCCGGGCATCGGTCCGGTGATCACAAGCTCACCGGCATCGATGCGCCCCTGCACCTCCTCCAACTCATCGGGAGCCACCCAGAAGCGCCCGCCGCTGTCGAGCTTCTCAAACACATCGCCGTCGAGCGCCTTTCGCCAGCTCCCCTCTTCCAGCCGCCGGGCGAGCACACGGTTAAAGATCTCACTCTGCACCGCACTCACCGCCATCTTGCGCTGGAAACGCCCCTTCGGCGCACGGCCTCCCTGCAGCCAGCGCAGTCCTCGGAAGAGGTTCTGCCCCTGACGCCCGAAGCGCTGCGAGCCGTAGAAGTTCGGAACCCCCAGCGCTTTGAGGCGCGCTTCAATCGCCGCGATGCGCGCCCCGACATCGACCTGATGGCCGTCATCAAGCGGCTCAAGATCGCGTACCCGAAGCTCGAAACGATTGCCGGCCAGATGCCCGGTGCGAAGTTTGTTGGTGTGCAGCGCCGCATCCAGGATGCGAATTCCCCCTTCCACCTCGCCGACCACCTCGGTGGGCGCGCGGCCGCCCAGAACCTCGGCCGGTACCGAGAGCCACTGACGTGTCACCGCCACCCGATCTTTGGTGCCTGCGCTGGCCACCTCGGCTTCCTCTATGCCAAAATGCGAGGCGATCTTGCGCAGCAGGCTCGCACCATCGAGGTCGCGTTTTTCGACCCACACAAAGAGATGATCGCCCTGAGCGCTGGCCTCATAGGCAGCGATCTCCTCGACCACAAAGTCCTCAGCGCTTGCCTTAAGGGTGCCGGCGAGCCCGGGGAGGTCGGCGCAGAGCCTCGGACAGGCGATGGGGGTAGGCTGTGAGGCGATCGAAGACATCTTCTCTCCTGCTTGCGTAGCAAAGGGTTGGGGGGGCGATGACGCCGCGCACCTTTAACATCGACCCGACAACGCCGACCAGCCCCGCCAGTCGACCTTTCTTTCTTTCGGAGCCCTCTCAGTGACGCACTCCAGCCCCCTGGCCATACCCGAGGCGGTCACGCGCGCCAACGACGAGCTCATCGCCGCGCGCCACACCATCGCCCGTGCCATCGTGATGGGCGCAGGCGGACTGGAGATCGCCGCACGTCTTCGCGCCGTCACCGACCGCTGGCTTAGAGCTCTCTGGGGGCAGGCTCTCAGCGAGGAGCTTCGTACAGCCGCATCGCTTCACGCCACCGGCGGCTACGGCCGTGACGAGCTCGCCTTCCACAGCGATATCGACGTGCTCATCGCCCTCAACGACGACGCCTGGCTTGAGCGCGAGGAGCTCTCGCTGGCCGTCGAGCGTCTGATGGCATGGTCGCGCGCGCCGCGCCTTCGCCTGAGCCACGCCGTGCGCACCCCCGCCCAGACCCCTGAGGCGCTCGCCGAAGATCCGCGTACGGCCATCGCGCTCATCGATCTTCGCCCGCTGGCCGGCCCGGCCTCCCGCGCCGCCGATCGCCACGCTGCCATCGAACATCTGCGCGGCGACGACGAGGGCGCCTCCTTTGTCGAGCAACTCTTCGAAGGCCACCGCCAGCGCGTCGCTCGTCACGGCCAGACCGTTTACCTGCTCGAGCCCGACGTCAAAAACGGCGAAGGTGGCATGCGCGATCTCAACTGCATCGGCTGGGCCGCGCGCTGCCGATGGCAGATCGACGCCCGCACCCAGACCCGCGATGATGTCGGCTGGACCGAAGAGCAACGCCTGCGTTACATCGACCGCCTCGACGCCATCCTCGGGGTCCGCAACGCCCTGCACCTGATTCACGGCCGCAAAACAGACCGCCTCACCTTCAGTGATCAAGAACTTCTGGTGCGCCTGGACGAACTTCGCCTGCAATCTCCCCAACACCTCGAAACGGTCGACCCGCACGCCATCGCCGAACACCACCGCCCCACCGACGACCAGGACCGCCAGCGTCTCAACCCCCAGGTGGAGTCGCTGATGCGGGCATACTACTGGCAGGCCCGCGCCGTCAGTGTGACCTGTGAGCGCATGCTGCGTCGTTGGTCGGCTTCAAGCCCCCCCGGACCGGCGCGACAACTGAGCAGCTTTGACATGATGGGCGATGTCATTCAACTTCCTGACCATCACCACGACATCCTCAGCGCCGACGAAGTTTTTGAAGCTCTCAGCCTGGCCAGCACCCACGACGC
This DNA window, taken from Lujinxingia sediminis, encodes the following:
- a CDS encoding aspartate kinase, which codes for MIVQKFGGSSLSDLSKIRQVAEAIVATRERGYQVVVVVSAMGDTTDDLLGMANELAASPSRRELDMLLSVGERISMALMSIAIQARGHQAVSLTGSQCGILTTASHSNARIIDVRPFRVQDELAQGRIVIVAGFQGTSYRRDVTTLGRGGSDTTAVALAAALGAEACEIYSDVDGVFSADPRVVLSARQLESLSYEEMQEMARAGAKVLNEQAVEFARRAQIALYARSTQMRGEGGTVVRVDLPHTELSRLEEGRPAVAVSHIRRGLRVCAGASADRVAEVIEALATVCFNWQPGGSLDAFIGLDDVHGVEALETSLCALGADVKVSQPGMISVVGLGVGGQTRWSRLGEAALREAGVKTLGLSASLARLSWIVEAGQVEAGANALHEAFVGEPLPV
- the truD gene encoding tRNA pseudouridine(13) synthase TruD yields the protein MSSIASQPTPIACPRLCADLPGLAGTLKASAEDFVVEEIAAYEASAQGDHLFVWVEKRDLDGASLLRKIASHFGIEEAEVASAGTKDRVAVTRQWLSVPAEVLGGRAPTEVVGEVEGGIRILDAALHTNKLRTGHLAGNRFELRVRDLEPLDDGHQVDVGARIAAIEARLKALGVPNFYGSQRFGRQGQNLFRGLRWLQGGRAPKGRFQRKMAVSAVQSEIFNRVLARRLEEGSWRKALDGDVFEKLDSGGRFWVAPDELEEVQGRIDAGELVITGPMPGYKEGVAGAQTGRLEQEVLSELGLEVEMFRAAGKMGRGARRALTLPMPALEVHMEEARTARIAFELPAGSYATVVMREFLGREDLDETDPVL